From the Purpureocillium takamizusanense chromosome 6, complete sequence genome, one window contains:
- a CDS encoding uncharacterized protein (COG:I~COG:Q~TransMembrane:2 (o6-23i30-49o)~EggNog:ENOG503NXAM) translates to MGVPLRAMTVAALAGCGLLIVVYRVRSTSYLAQVFAMLWSTQLLAWLLWTTLVYPHYTSPLRHLPTAPDPHWLFGHGPKILAANPGASLREWITTVPHDGLIRYLFFLNRERVVVTSPKALAEVLVTKNYLFPKPDAVRTSLGRVLGFGILLSEGDEHKIQRKNLLPAFHFRHVKGLYPTFWRKASELIDAMEVAVRAGEGGDSDGRAVLEVNSWSSRCTLDIIGVAGMGVDFGAIQDENNPLASTYINLSTPTPQATLLMVLGMVLPGWLISHLPVKRNGEINAAAQRIRGVCRDLLVDKRRRLASKEPLDLDIISVALESDLFTDEQLVDQLMTFLAAGHDTTASALTWALYLMTRHPEMQRRLRNEVRGALPSPAADPSTVPEISSADIDRLPFLNAFCNEVLRVFSPVPQTIREAACDTTIQGQFIPRGTRIMLSPWGTNVQPGLWGDDAAEFKPERWLAGGAGGGGGGGGGGGDGAGGSIGSGGAESNYAFMTFLHGPRSCIGAAFARGELACLLAACVGRFEFELADEAMADERNIKFKAAVTARPAYGMPLRTRVVEGW, encoded by the exons ATGGGCGTGCCACTGCGCGCAATGacggtcgccgccctcgcgggctgcgggctgctcatcgtcgtctaCCGCGTCCGCTCGACATCGTACCTGGCCCAGGTGTTCGCGATGCTCTGGTCGACCCAGCTgctggcctggctgctgTGGACGACGCTCGTCTACCCTCACTACacgtcgccgctgcggcaCCTCCCGACGGCCCCCGACCCGCACTGGCTCTTCGGCCACGGACCCAAGATCCTGGCTGCGAACCCCGGCGCCTCGCTGCGAGAGTG GATCACAACGGTGCCGCATGACGGACTCATACGCTacctcttcttcctcaaccgcgagcgcgtcgtcgtcacgtcgcccaaggcgctcgccgaggtgctcGTCACCAAAAATTACCTCTTCCCCAAGCCTGATGCCGTGCGCACCTCgctcggccgcgtcctcggcttcggcatcCTGCTgtccgagggcgacgagcacAAGATCCAGCGCAAGAATCTGCTGCCGGCCTTTCACTTCCGCCATGTCAAGGGCCTGTACCCGACTTTCTGGCGCAAGGCCAGCGAGCTGatcgacgccatggaggtggcggtgcgtgccggagaaggcggcgacagcgacggccgcgccgtcctcgaggtcaaCTCGTGGTCGTCGCGCTGTACGCTCGacatcatcggcgtcgcgggcatGGGCGTCGACTTTGGCGCCATCCAGGACGAGAACAACCCGCTGGCCAGCACCTACATCAACCtgtcgacgcccacgccccagGCCACGCTGCTCATGGTGCTGGGCATGGTGCTCCCCGGCTGGCTCATCAGCCACCTGCCCGTCAAGCGCAACGGCGAAAtcaacgccgcggcgcaaCGCATCCGTGGTGTGTGccgcgacctgctcgtcgacaaAAGGAGACGGCTGGCCAGCAAGGAGCCACTGGACCTGGATATCATCTCGGTTGCGCTGGAGAGCGACCTCTTCACAGatgagcagctcgtcgaccagctcaTGACGttcctggcggccggccacgatacaacggcgtcggcgctgacGTGGGCGCTGTACCTGATGACGCGCCACCCGGAaatgcagcggcggctgcgcaacGAAGTTCGCGGCGCGCTACCCTCGCCAGCAGCGGACCCGAGCACCGTCCCGGAAATCTCGAGCGCCGACATTGACCGCCTGCCGTTCCTCAACGCCTTCTGTAACGAGGTGCTGCGCGTCTTTAGCCCCGTACCCCAGACGATCCGCGAGGCAGCGTGCGACACGACGATCCAGGGCCAGTTCATCCCGCGGGGCACGCGCATCATGCTCTCACCGTGGGGCACCAATGTGCAGCCGGGTCTgtggggcgacgacgcggccgagtTCAAGCCGGAGCGTTGGCTGGCcggaggagcaggcggcggcggcggcggaggcggaggcggaggcgacggggccggcggcagcatcggcagcggcggcgcggagagcAACTATGCCTTCATGACGTTTCTGCACGGGCCGCGGAGCTGTATCGGGGCGGCGTTTGCGCGCGGGGAGCTGGCGTGCCTGCTTGCGGCGTGCGTGGGTCGTTTCGAGTTTGAGCTggcggacgaggccatggcggacgaGCGCAACATCAAGTTCaaggcggcggtgacggcgcggccggcgtaCGGGATGCCTCTGCGGACGAGGGTCGTGGAGGGGTGGTGA
- a CDS encoding uncharacterized protein (EggNog:ENOG503P5TH~COG:O): protein MDPINYMSQSSQQLSPRSDPVHGHGAWLAQTHHSMGGPWPPPNPHYLPSPQPSRGLPGLDPFHVGMQGTLPHPDRSLRTPTTMPLPNTLLGLASLSQNQTWIPAAPPYPGGPASAGTAGHGLPPVGFIARMGGSEPEGGRPPGSGPLSADEHRGFVDVLSGTNPVPTAPMQQRLQTTASRDEVAAANASAGAVQGATPEARLPLQFNPGGHQRPLIANGSSASATQVVNHQYQHQALPQPQPHHPPRQRLHNRQHHSLPFDQTTPPRRATAHGSSSPTTPPSPNTPRPHHSGRATFLATSLSTPRNSSALPSPVSDRRRQGYSRARRYMSSRHAAASDPVQNLTDFVEMADHSRQALSESSSSGLSRGGNNPMFDDAASVRQAQLARGAEVKLIASRAALRTLQSVDKNDLPKSEQVCVICYNEYNEMSPEGVSEAPLRLPRCKHVFGDHCIKKWFEESDSCPYCRDKLPSEPKNSQGTARAFMNLMRLRGLQPSELEENLYRRALSGSVADAEFGEYVHSMRPQAFVHERRSPPDDATGQDQRRTRRRRRSPSPHGALEGVAGNNVTEAPAHSPEAVVDLGGDEDSTPSVAYMRHIMVLMGEDAVQSLNGVRRQGSSTTGGDAAGGHQGHAGVPPFTAFHNPGVWSSSQRRRW from the exons ATGGACCCCATCAACTACATGTCGCAGAGCTCGCAACAGCTGTCGCCTCGTAGCGACCCGGTCCACGGCCATGGTGCTTGGTTAGCGCAGACGCACCACTCCATGGGCGGTCCGTGGCCGCCTCCTAATCCTCATTACCTACCGTCACCGCAGCCGAGCCGTGGACTTCCTGGCTTGGATCCCTTCCACGTCGGCATGCAAGGGACGTTGCCTCATCCAGATCGCAGCCTTCGAacgccaacgacgatgccgctgccCAACACCTTGCTTGGCCTGGCATCACTGTCGCAGAACCAGACGTGGAtccccgcggcgcctccatACCCCGGCGGTCCCGCGAGTGCAGGCACGGCAGGCCACGGACTTCCACCTGTCGGCTTCATAGCCCGCATGGGCGGATCCGAAcccgagggcggccggccgcctggCTCGGGGCCGTTGTCAGCAGACGAGCACCGGGGCTTCGTGGACGTGCTTTCAGGCACAAACCCCGTACCTACGGCGCCAATGCAGCAGCGGTTgcagacgacggcatcgcgcgATGAAGTTGCTGCTGCAAACGCGAGTGCAGGCGCTGTGCAAGGTGCGACACCGGAagcgcggctgccgctgcagttCAACCCCGGCGGGCACCAGCGTCCCTTGATAGCAAACGGAtcctccgcgtcggcgacgcaaGTAGTGAATCATCAATATCAACACCAAGCTTTGCCCCAACCCCAGCCTCACCACCCCCCACGCCAACGTCTACACAACCGCCAACATCACTCTTTACCCTTCGACCAAACCActcctccgcgccgcgccaCTGCCCacggcagctcgtcgcctaccacgccgccgtcgccaaacACGCCACGTCCCCATCATTCGGGGCGAGCCACAT TTCTCGCAACATCGCTCTCGACACCACGCAACTCGTCAGCCCTTCCATCGCCAGTTTCAGACCGGCGTCGACAGGGATATTCGCGAGCCCGCCGGTACATGAGCTCACgacacgccgccgcttccgATCCTGTCCAGAACCTCACCGACTTTGTGGAAATGGCCGACCACTCACGACAGGCATTGTCGGAGTCTAGCAGCTCAGGGCTGTCTCGTGGCGGCAACAATCCGATGTTCGACGACGCAGCATCCGTTCGACAGGCCCAACTCGCTCGCGGAGCAGAGGTCAAGTTGATCGCCTCTCGAGCGGCACTGAGAACTCTGCAATCCGTGGATAAGAATGATCTGCCCAAGAGCGAGCAAG TATGCGTCATATGCTACAACGAGTACAACGAGATGAGCCCGGAGGGCGTTTCAGAGGCACCTCTTCGCTTACCACGATGTAAGCATGTGTTCGGCGACCACTGCATCAAAAAATGGTTCGAAGAGTCGGACAGCTGTCCGTACTGCCGCGACAAGCTGCCCTCGGAACCCAAAAATTCGCAAGGTACTGCTCGCGCATTTATGAACCTGATGAGGTTGCGCGGACTGCAGCCGAG cgagctggaggagaaTCTCTACAGGAGAGCCCTGTCAGGGTCGGTGGCGGATGCAGAGTTCGGGGAGTACGTCCACAGCATGAGACCGCAGGCATTTGTCCATGAGAGACGCTCCCCTCCCGACGACGCTACCGGGCAGGACCAACGACGAACCAggaggcgtcgacgaagTCCCAGCCCCCACGGCGCTCTCGAGGGGGTAGCAGGCAACAACGTCACGGAGGCCCCAGCGCATTCCCCGGAGGCGGTGGTAGATCtaggcggcgatgaggattcgacgccctcggtggCCTACATGCGACACATCATGGTGCTGATGGGTGAGGACGCGGTGCAGTCGTTGAACGGGGTCCGTCGACAAGGCAGCTCCACGACGGGAGGCgatgccgctggcgggcaCCAAGGGCATGCCGGAGTCCCACCATTCACTGCCTTTCACAATCCGGGAGTCTGGAGTTccagccagcgtcgccgctggtGA